The region AGCCCAAATAAGGACTCTGGTGAAGGCCTGCAGTGACTCACATTTCACTGATAACAGATGACAGATTATGAATAAGACCTTGTAACTGCATCAACAAGGACAGGTTAGTTTGCGTGAACCAACACAGTCCCATTCCTTGGCTCTTATGTATTAGCATAAAATGGTGTTTAAGTGACAGATTTAGCAAGCACatgacagaatatttttttcattcagatgTTTGGagcctttcaggattttgaaACTCCTTTTTGTAATAGCAGACTTGCTATTAAACAACCCACatcttttcaaatatttctgGTTAATTAGCTCTTCAAGAACTAAATTGTTTCCTTTGTGTCCATGACATATGCTAATACATCAGAGGCACAAACTGGCCAGAACTGACAACTGTCTGATAACTCAACCTATAGGTTTTCAACAGGTAGGCCATAGGGAACAATATGATGCCTAGctgagcaataaaataaaaactaaaatcatttattcAAGCCAAGTAATAGGAGACATTTAACTTAATAATTTGGAAATTTGACTATGATTTTTGGCCGCTGCTGTGAATTAACAGAGCACTTCTCCCATTTGCCATTTCTTTTTGATGGATTTAATTGTCAGGAATAAGAGCAGCCTCTCAAAGCTTCATTCAAACCATACACGTAATGTATGTTCATATTATCAGTACACAGGTGATGAATTAGTACCCCAATACAAAAACGTGTTATATATCTGTTATACATTTCATATAGTATCATatagttttcattatttatgatcagttttattatttcaaagaAATGCACTgaataatgacataaatattaaaacaaggcagtcagagactgcaacatcctgcgacacccctgaattcaaaattttaccctgacttacttcatattggtcgcagcaatgaattctatattgtactatcgagtatttggcttttcatttcacatttgtaAGTTGACCACTGCTAGAGGTATAATGAAGCAGACAGACTCAGGACAACCTACAATATTGTTCTGGGCatttaaaaggtataaaagtgaaattttgaccttgaccttgtttttcaaggtcaaggttgtgatctaattttcatccccttgcctttCTGAATATaaaaccttttgtttcatctttttatctaaTCCGGTTCCTTAGATATGTGGGAGAAAAAAGTGCAAAAGTTGTAATTTGACCTTGagctagttttctcaaggtcaaggtcatcatctcattttcatcccctttgtcgcccaaataatgtgctttttctttcatctttctatctgcaacggttgtgaagatatttggtggacagacgaacacacaaacactgacaattacatcaccgatTGGCAGGATGTAACAATGAACTCACTGAATTCTGCCCATGCAGCCAAAAAGACCTTCCCACCAACCTATACTTCATTATGTATGGACAGTGATCACGATGAATGGAAGATTTCTGGGTCATACATTGGATATTTAATAGTAAATTTGATCATTAGACAGGGAATTCAATAATCAGTATTTACTTCATTTCAGAAATTAGCTAATTTAGTTTCCATATCCTCAAATTCAGCATCTTGTGAAGAGAGCGGttcttttgtgatttttttttactgcctgtaaggactgtaatttcatctgtgctgtatgttgtgcatatatggtacatttgacaataaagttgacgaTTACTATTATCAGCgttgaattttcattttcatgttgtAGATATTAACAAATTAACAGAGAGTAAAGtaagtgttcctttattgtAAACAGATTTAAGACAGAACAGGCCTGACAACACTATAAATATACTGTTGTCCGCTAAACAGACCTGGGATATCACCTGCAGTGCTTTCAAAACACTTACCTTGAATCTACAGATAAGACTCAGCTTAACCCAGTAAGAGGCAAACATTCTGCCAAGTCCTTACCTAATACAAAGCAGTGgcagaagaacacacaaaagaaGGGTACACCACGAAAAACCAGCTACAGCATGATCTGATCTGTTTGTGGATGATTTAATTATGGAAATAAGACGAGCAGACAAACAAAGTTACTGCCCTGGAGGAGATGCGAGAAAGAAGCAGCTGAGAGAAGTAACAATCACCCTATAATGTAGAACCGAGGTTTACTTCAAGTCCACTTAATTACGTGTATCGTGTTGATGTGAGTTACAGGGCAGAGCAGCTGCTGAGTTACCCCACTTAACGTGGGCAAACAGGGCCGACATGACAGGAAGACCACAGCAGGGGACGACACCGTCCTCCTGCTGTCATTTCAGCGGAGGATAAATCATAATGTGATTTCAAATGAAAGCGAGTCGGTCACAGGAGACGCTCGGATAGAACAAAGCGGATTAGTGTCGGGGAGCCACGTCGGGACGGGGTCAACGGGGTGGGCTCCTGGGGTAAACAGCTGATTTAGCCCTTTCATACAGactgtctgatttttttttgtagttttatctAACGTCACCGAACCGGACCGAACATCACACGATCTTATTCAAAACTTCGTTAACTTTGCTTAACGATGAGACATGAAAGGGCTAACCGGTCGTGTCTGGGTCCAAACCGAGTCAAAGTTACCTGATAGGGGGGCGGTGGCTCCTGGTCGGGGTCAGCGCCGTCTCCGTAGCTGGCCCGGTCCGACTGAGACTCGTGAAGCAAAGAAATATCGTCCGAGGTCGGAGATTTCAGACAGTTTCCCATCTCCTCCCTCTTCGGTCAAACTCTTCCCTTCTTTTTCACTCACCTCACGGACGTTAAGGCTTTAGTTTCACGGGACACTTCCACGGATAACGAGGCGAGCAGAGCGCGGTGTTTCACACACAGCTGGTGGGTCTCATCTCCCCGGCTAGGAGAGGGCTGCTcagttcaacaacaaaaaacatcgCTCGGCTAGCACCTAGCCACACAAAGAGCTAGCTGCTAACAGTCGGAGGAGAGCTTATACTCGATAGTCCAagagaataataaatgaaacaacCTCACATAAATCAATATCCGCAAAAACCGGCGACGCCAATAGAATTCTAAAAGccttaatttaaaaatacaatccTAACTGCTGTATCACTGTCTGAAACCTTGCTGGTTGTTAGGGACTTTCCAGCTCGCAGCTGCCGAATTACGACAAAAGATGGTGACGAAGAGCCGTAAAGCCACGCCCCGTCACAGAACGGACCAATGAGCGTTCGACTACATCCAAGACGCACTTCAGATTCATGGTCACGTTGCTCCTCTCTTGAAACGTAAACACAGCTGAGATCGAGACGTTGTTCTTCATATTATTGTAATCCTAAAGAGATTTTACTTCAACCAGTGTTGTCCTTAAAAGACTAAATGAACACCACGAATAATGGTTGCGtaattgatctttttttttttttacatcacattcaTGTGTTCTGAAATGATTATGAGCTCTATAATATTCCAGTACCTACTGTCCTTTAATCCATGGCTGCCAAGAGCTTGGAGATGAACAGGATGATGCGACTTTACATCTAATGTGCGAAGATTTAAATGTATCCGTTCACTCCTCATTCTGTTAATAACCAGAACCCTATCTATTTTGACCTGTGCACATTATCTTTTGTGGTTCTGTGGTACACAAAAAAGACTATACAGACAGGGATGTGTTGTTCAATTGCCTTTCATTATTTAATCGTAAATCACAATATAAATTTTCAGTATGTACAGGAATGTCATTTTGCTAACTGGTAGGTGTGCCCAGTAAAATATAGTGTTCTGATTGTATCAATCACAATGCTACTAAATTTGTTTCAGATGCATAGGTCTCTGAAAAACAGAGGGGTAAATGAGAAAATAAGTCCCAATTAGGTATCAGAAAATAACATATTATTTGTTACAGGAGTAGATACTTCAccaccattaaaaaaatgaaaccacTCATAGCCATCCTCTTGAAACCTGAGCCTTGGTCTTATCACTGATAAGTTACCATGGTTATCATTCTAACATTTAGGAAATCCTTTTATTTTATGATACTCTTTTGCTGGGACACAACCCTTAAAATAACCACCATGAACAATAAGTTGTacctctttttttgtctttcacatTTCAATCATTGCAGGTGTTCATGTTCAAATGCAGATTACATAATGACACATGATCTTCAAGTCCTTTTACAGGTGGTTCTAGTTATAGCTGAtacaggagcagcagaagattCAAAGCAGGAAGACTGTGCTGGGGACCAGTCTGAGCTTCTCCACTCACTCAAGATGCAACAGGCAGACAAGCCTGCAGTCCTTTGCTGCTTAGACTGAATGACCTGTTTGTTCGAGCTCAAGTGCTGTTGGAGTCTGTCCCACACGCCAGGAGGAGAAAAGGATGGAGTCTGCCTTTCTAAAAGACACGTTCATCTGTTCCCATAAATGGGACAATCTGTGTAAAAGTTGCcatttacagtataatacagAAGAGAAATTCTATCCGCAACTTTTGCCTCTGGAGAGTTTACATGGCTGgcaatttatatactgtacagtaattaTGTGCCAAATCCATTATATGTAAGTACATCAGTACTACAGACCGGACAgtggactttaaaaaaaatccacatgagTAATTGTGTTTGTCCATATTTCAAAGGGTTTTAGAGAAAGGAAGAACATTTAAGGTGAGCAGTGAACAACAATGGACAGTTCACCCTCAATTAACCAATGTTTATGTCATGTAGAAGTGAATCCAACATATAAATAACATCTTGTTAGCTTTGATCAAAAATCTAAACAAAGGCCGaggtaaaactaaaaaaaaacaacatatcaaATGATATATTACAGTCTCATAGTCCTAATGGACTAAATGTATGATGTGGGTAAGTACCTGATGCCAACACATAATGTGCCATTCCTGACCCACTCAAGTCATTTTATTACTAATGTCTCATTTACAAGTAATTGAAAGAAGGGAGAGAGCTTTGCCGTCAAATCAGATGGTGCTGCTGGCGAGATGGTTTGAGCTCTGGGAGCAGGAATAGAAACCTGTTTAAGAAGGGTGGGACCACATGGAGTTACAGTCACCTTTTGGGGTAACATGCCAGAAATAAGCATCCATTGTCCCCTACCTTtctgataaaagaaaaaaattacacccTCAAATGGGTGGTGATGGACCGAGTGTTTCAGTTTCAGAAACAAAGAAGTGTCCCAGGTTCTATTTACTCTCCTCTGTCCACTAAGGGCTGGAGGGAACATGTAAGCCATTCTCCCCTGTCCCCTTGGCCTTGTGCAGAGCAGCCTGAATACGGAAGTGTGTCCGTGATTCCATTGagtaatttttataattttgcctgaaaaaaaaaagagcaaagcaATCATTTACAATCACAGCAGCGTAAATTTCAATCTAAAATCTTATTTCACActttgtaattaatttattaatgaaaacaacatcTTCCAATCTACTGAGAGAAAATGTTCTTTCTAATACTGTAAGATTAATATAAATTTACAACTCTAGCATATTTAATCTAAAATCAATTTCAAAGAAAATGACTTTGCgtaatacatattttattaaacTGATTCACGCAAGAGTGGAGAATTCATGAGTGCACACAATTGTAATATGTTATTTTGGTTGAAAAACTTACTTTGCTGCTTCTAGGAGTTTGATAGCTTCATCTTTTCTGCCTTGATCCAGACACATCAGGCCATGCTCCAGAAGGGCATTAGGAACCAGGTAGTGGTCATACTTGATCAGAGTCTCACTACACATAACGCCAAAACAACAGAGACAAAGTATGAGTAGAGATAAATATCGTACAGACAAAATTGCTGTTCTGACTATACGATACATATTAGAAAGCATCACTTACTTGCAGAGAACGAGGGTAAAGTAGTGTTCGGCCTCATCTTGATGACCCAGGTGTTTGAGACACAGTCCCTTCAACAGGCTCAGCAGACACTGATCATCGATGAAGAATTCAGTTCCTGTCAAACGCACAACAGTACAATTAGGATTACTTAAATAAGTACAGTCGttctgtacaaacacacaaaaagatcATTTATTCAACAAAGTCAATAAAAAGCTTACTCTAGGTGTAGTATATAGTATTGTATATACAGAATACTAAATATATAGCATATagaatctaaaataaatatcacGGTATACAgtatcaatataaaaaaaatgttttttaacccATCGGGTCAATTGTTTTTGCATACGTGGGTAGCTCTCAAGCTTAGCCTGAGCCTCGTCCAGTGTTTTCAGCATTCCTTCAGTCAGGTCTTTGTGTTTGCCAATGACTGTATAACCATTCCAGATGTACATCATTTCCTATataaaacaagaacacacacaaccataaaTTATGAACAACCCACAAATCTCcgaaataaaaagaagaaataactataatCCCAGTTCACCAAAGTTCACCAAACTGATCTGAAGCTCAACTGTTCAATCAGTCAAGGCTCTACCACCGAGTCTAGCAATTGCTTGTTGTGTAAATGGTTATGCTACAAAAACTGACCCACAGCTACAACTGTCATCAACTCCAAGTGGTGGCATGATATGTCAGAGAAGTTGGCGAGTTACATATCTCCTCACAGATGATTTTCTACTTCATGCACTTTGCATTGTAATGTCCATAAGGCCAACAGAGACAAATCCTGGTAGGTACACCCCCTTCAGGAGACACATGAACTTGAGCAgaagaaggtaaaaaaaaaaaaacaagcaaaaatatgcacaaatctcAGCATATGGATTCTAGAGACCCGTATTTCACTCAGAAAAACCCCCTCACTTTTTAATCCTCCCAGGATAAATGACAAACTCATGAAATGCCACATGGTCCACTGAACTTTCTACCCCCTCAATTTTCCACCTTGCTACAGAGCCAAGTCTGTTTTAATTTGTATGTTATGCCACATACCCCTGTCGCTTACCCCATTCAGCTTGTGTATATCAGCACTGAATAGGCAAATATTTTAACAACCAGGGCAAGGAGGGGTTGTAGGGTAAATAAAGAAGCCTAATAGAGAAGCCCATGGAGCTTGTTGAAGACCATCCTTCAtgatataaaatattcaaagaCACTTGTCAGAACTGTCACATTAAAAGCAGCAGTAAAATAGCACATCATGGCAAACAGTACTAACCagtggaggagcaggaagtggaatGGGCCTTTCTGAAAGGTAGCGACGTGCTTTCCTGATAGCAAACTTTTCTGTTGGCAAAGATTTTCCTGCTATTTTCTGCTTCAGCCCTCGGACTTGCCTGAAACATGATGAAGCATACACGTGAGTATCAGTATTATGTATAATGACACACGATTTCTTATAATTATACGTCAAAAAATGCTCAAGATGGAATCAAATGTTCGATGCACATTGTGTGCCATTATTAACATATTTGTATAGCTCCAGTTCTAGCTATATTTTCCTGTAATATAAatcctttctttgttttatcaATTATTTTCCCTGAAAAATCTGTATCTTCCAACAAGGTGAGATCATGTCACGGATCTGGAAGTGACTCATAAATGTTTTGCTGTGTGTGCTGTGAAAAGATTCAgcagaaataatttttcataCCTGAAAAGAGTGAATGCTGTTTCCCCAAAGGTGAGACAATCATCTGGAGTCAGCATGCTGAGATAGGCTGCTTTCATATATGCATAGGTGGCCTAAGGGAAGGACAAGGTGGTTAGCAATCCTGCTTTCTCTTTTTAAGAAACAAAActcttctgtgtggagtttacagAATCCGAGCAGAAATGGAAACCTCGTGTACATTCTTACGCTGATAAGGTCGAGTCATGCATCAAGCATTTAATGGAATACGTCATTTTGTTGAACGCTTACAGAACTGTGTCTCAATGGATTTGAACCAGAAAACAACTGATTTGACTTCAATGTGTTAGTGAATAAATCATCTCCACAAGATTAaacacatttatcaaactaaaaataacCATACTATCTAGGCCCACCTTGGACCAGGAGTTCTCTTTGCTGAGCAGGTCAGCATAGAAGTAGGCCATCTTCCAGTGCCTCTTGTATGTGAAACACCACATCAGCTCCCAGTAGCACATATGGTGGAACTGCTTCCATTGTTGCTGAGCCTCACAGCATTCCTCAAAACGAGTAATAGCCTGGaagcagaaaaagcacacatttttaaaaatactcatTGTGAATGATCTCCAGCAGTGAGCAACCTAACCCACTTTATAttggagttttaaaaaaaattaatcaaataaagAGGAGGATGTGGTATTGCTTTGACAAAAGTAGAAACATGACCATTTAACCTAACAGGTCTGTCCACTGTATAACAAATAGGCTAACAGTTATATTATATATCCtgtatgaaaattaaaattgtcTATATGAATAGGGCAGTGCAAAATGGCTTCATGATGAGCACTCACAGCATCCAGGTTGCCTTTGATTTCTTCTATTCGACCAGCAAAAAACAAGAAGATGGATCCCTGGAAGTAACAACAACTGGAAGTTTGAATGATGTTTCATTATGAAGCAGATTTTGAGAAAACACTTCATATTCTGGCAAACCTTGGGATATTTTTTGAGATAAGGCTGCAGCAGTTTCTCTGCATCTTCCACATCTCCTTCTCCAGTGCCTGCGAGAGATGAATCAAACAAAACCAGATAACTGTCTGTTTCTGCTCGGTTGGTTTGGGTTGCAATTACATGTGTATTTCTTTGCTTACCTAGTATAAAAGTCATGAAAGTGTGATAACATAGTAGCAGCATATTACATAGGAAGGACCTGAAGGTACTTTCTGCAGAGCCctcctgaagctgctgaaggcCAAACTCCTGAAAGAAGACATGCATGTGAGTGGAGCGCACACTAATGCGTTTGGTGAAGGTCCCTGTGCAAGTAAATCACAAATTAATtataggggtttttttttaattcactttgTGGTGAAGGCAACAGCATTTGGTAATATGTATATATGAAATGTACATGTAACTGGTTCCAATTAACAATAACTGAGGAAAATGTACATACATTCTACATAAACACAATAACTCATGAaggaatttttttatatttaaccataaaaaagaaaaagactacAATAAGAGATCATGTCACAAAGAACTGCAGCGATTAACTAATATGATCAAAAGAATTGTTTCAAatattgttcagaatcagaatataagtaaaacagaagtaatttaaattatttattctgtgGGGCTCAAAACCAATTGACCCACAGAAATAAGCTACATTACATtactactgtattttatttcattcatgtgttgtttttatgtcctgtgtAAGGGAAtagtatttttgtattaaagttAAATAACCTCAACTGGCAACTAtagattaaattttaataaataacgagtACTTCACACAAAGCACAGAACAACTCATCCTCTGTCAAACATCTCTGCCTCAACCCATTACACCCTCAGTCCTAGCAGCTGTCACACATGTCAGCCATAACTGCCTCTCACTTTCCAGTAAAACTTACCTTATTTCCAGAAAAACCGACAAATTCCAGCAGCTTGAGTGTCCGCGTGGGCAACATGGAAATCATCTGCAGGAAGTAGACAAGAGCTGGGAATTTAAGGCGAGCAGCACAAGAGATTCTGTTTGGTGATTTAGTGATGTAATTTGTCACAGTTGTCGGTGTTGCTTTTAGTCATGACTCTCTCACATAAAACACCAGGTGAGCAATGATGCTTCACATCTAACATAAGGACAGAAATGGAAACAATCAGTGGTACGCTTACGAGATTGAAGGCTCCAACTCCGAGTTTGACCCCACCCACAAAGTGACCATGGTTATCACCATGAGTGTATCCAGAAGACTGGAGCACTGTGTGTAGCTCTCTGAAGGCAAGGAAGAAGGAAGCAGAGGATGATTTTGATGTAATGAGGAAGGGTTACGGTTACGGTTTgggctagagttagggttgAAATTATGAGCATTCATAATTTTCAGATCCTTACTTATATGTCTGGTAGCTGTTCCTCACTTTTATTCCACCTTTGATAAAACTGATCATGTTTTCATCCTAAAAAAATGAGGGTAATGAATTCATTAATGCAAATATAAACGCAGTTACTGGTGCTGGTGTCAGTGGCCTCGGCCTTCTCCTGACCTGAAGGAAGGTGAGTGCTGCCCTCTGCAGGAGACACTCCGCATAGCAGACTTCAGCATGGAGCTCCTCTGAGGTGAAAACCATACGTCAAAGTTACCATCAGCCTGACAGCTGCAGCATAATAGCAATggcaaatatatatacacacacatccatccctacaaaatacacacattcatatacaCACATCAGAAGCAAAGATTCAAGTAGTGTTTGCTAGTTTTCTCCTTGAACGATAATATAGTACTCATCCTGTCAACACGGGAGTTTACTGACCTTCTGTGAAGCTTTTAGTGAAACTTGATTTCTTACGGTGTCTgaataacaaaacacaaaaccatcatcactatcaatCGCTGGTGAGTTTGCTGAACTGAAAACCTTCCAGATTGTTTTTCCAGCTGCACTGATTTGTGCAATTATGAGTTCGATCATGACAGATCTTTATACAGTGGCTCAAGGACAAATGTTAGCTGGTATTTGTTTAGGTGATTCCATTGATATTACAAAAGGGATACAACATCACATGTGAAaatattaaactttaaattaGCAGTACAAGTGTTATTATTAAACATCGGTTTTATGTCAGTTTACTTGATTCATTTCAtgattgtttcttttaaaagataaaattcaTATCAGGATGCAACTGTGAAGGACCATTGTATCAGTATTATTTCACCGTGGTGATTCAGGAAAGTCTTACTGCTGGCAGATAGCCTGGGCTTCCTTCATGGTGTTTCCTGCAGCCAAGATGTGTTGGGGTTCAAAGGTCATCATTGCTTGCATCTCTAAGATGGTAGCATAGGTCAGGGCATGGTACATGCTATCTTTggctctgtaaaaaaaaacagaacacaccATATTTGTTTTAAGTTATACAGCATTAGCCTTTTAAATGAAAGATAAAGTTAaatcaatgacatcatcagatctgctgctgtttctgctgtgctgacacagacagaaaagaaacaggatATTGATGTGGTAGTCAGCCAGTTAAGATAAAAGATGGAGCAATGCGGTAAAAGAATATGAGAAGCTGTAATCAGATAATTATATCTGCTTCCAACACATGGGTGTGACTGAATGGCTGGAGGACTCTAATCCAACACAGCGAATATAAAGAATGCTGTCTATTTATGGACGTGGCTACTGGTGAGTCATATACAGTACTGCAGTTTCATAGAGTGAAAGTGTGCTGTCACACACATTactacagtacatacacatGTTGATCTGGATGAAAGAGCTTTTCCTTTCAGTcagaaaacattatttaaaacaaaatagcAGAGAGTTGTCATGATTACGTGACCCTACTGCCTTCAGATGTGATGTACACAGAGGTGTGTAGACAGGAATGCTGTTTGTCTGCATAAGTGACATTTccctgagtcatgtgaccacccTCCATGATGCTGCTCATTTTGCACTGGTTAATTTATGTGAATGCTGGAAGCTTCCTTTGTACTGTCAGGCACACCACACTAATAATCTTCTAATAAGTGATAGCGAGGTTCAGGCAGGTGACAGAGACGGTTCGCTGAGCTCCAAGGA is a window of Antennarius striatus isolate MH-2024 chromosome 7, ASM4005453v1, whole genome shotgun sequence DNA encoding:
- the ttc39a gene encoding tetratricopeptide repeat protein 39A isoform X4, with amino-acid sequence MAALDLFLTNRFQEAQDRLRSRAKDSMYHALTYATILEMQAMMTFEPQHILAAGNTMKEAQAICQQHRKKSSFTKSFTEEELHAEVCYAECLLQRAALTFLQDENMISFIKGGIKVRNSYQTYKELHTVLQSSGYTHGDNHGHFVGGVKLGVGAFNLMISMLPTRTLKLLEFVGFSGNKEFGLQQLQEGSAESTFRSFLCNMLLLCYHTFMTFILGTGEGDVEDAEKLLQPYLKKYPKGSIFLFFAGRIEEIKGNLDAAITRFEECCEAQQQWKQFHHMCYWELMWCFTYKRHWKMAYFYADLLSKENSWSKATYAYMKAAYLSMLTPDDCLTFGETAFTLFRQVRGLKQKIAGKSLPTEKFAIRKARRYLSERPIPLPAPPLEMMYIWNGYTVIGKHKDLTEGMLKTLDEAQAKLESYPRTEFFIDDQCLLSLLKGLCLKHLGHQDEAEHYFTLVLCNETLIKYDHYLVPNALLEHGLMCLDQGRKDEAIKLLEAAKQNYKNYSMESRTHFRIQAALHKAKGTGENGLHVPSSP
- the ttc39a gene encoding tetratricopeptide repeat protein 39A isoform X3 → MKMSGEEETVSNGCSRSDLSLSLEDCMAALDLFLTNRFQEAQDRLRSRAKDSMYHALTYATILEMQAMMTFEPQHILAAGNTMKEAQAICQQHRKKSSFTKSFTEEELHAEVCYAECLLQRAALTFLQDENMISFIKGGIKVRNSYQTYKELHTVLQSSGYTHGDNHGHFVGGVKLGVGAFNLMISMLPTRTLKLLEFVGFSGNKEFGLQQLQEGSAESTFRSFLCNMLLLCYHTFMTFILGTGEGDVEDAEKLLQPYLKKYPKGSIFLFFAGRIEEIKGNLDAAITRFEECCEAQQQWKQFHHMCYWELMWCFTYKRHWKMAYFYADLLSKENSWSKATYAYMKAAYLSMLTPDDCLTFGETAFTLFRQVRGLKQKIAGKSLPTEKFAIRKARRYLSERPIPLPAPPLEMMYIWNGYTVIGKHKDLTEGMLKTLDEAQAKLESYPRTEFFIDDQCLLSLLKGLCLKHLGHQDEAEHYFTLVLCNETLIKYDHYLVPNALLEHGLMCLDQGRKDEAIKLLEAAKQNYKNYSMESRTHFRIQAALHKAKGTGENGLHVPSSP
- the ttc39a gene encoding tetratricopeptide repeat protein 39A isoform X1, which encodes MSFISNLRQSGKKCDGKKDAMQVQDVHDSPDSPSRLSVINTPELDPIITDFRLQLPNDKDGLEATSPSNGCSRSDLSLSLEDCMAALDLFLTNRFQEAQDRLRSRAKDSMYHALTYATILEMQAMMTFEPQHILAAGNTMKEAQAICQQHRKKSSFTKSFTEEELHAEVCYAECLLQRAALTFLQDENMISFIKGGIKVRNSYQTYKELHTVLQSSGYTHGDNHGHFVGGVKLGVGAFNLMISMLPTRTLKLLEFVGFSGNKEFGLQQLQEGSAESTFRSFLCNMLLLCYHTFMTFILGTGEGDVEDAEKLLQPYLKKYPKGSIFLFFAGRIEEIKGNLDAAITRFEECCEAQQQWKQFHHMCYWELMWCFTYKRHWKMAYFYADLLSKENSWSKATYAYMKAAYLSMLTPDDCLTFGETAFTLFRQVRGLKQKIAGKSLPTEKFAIRKARRYLSERPIPLPAPPLEMMYIWNGYTVIGKHKDLTEGMLKTLDEAQAKLESYPRTEFFIDDQCLLSLLKGLCLKHLGHQDEAEHYFTLVLCNETLIKYDHYLVPNALLEHGLMCLDQGRKDEAIKLLEAAKQNYKNYSMESRTHFRIQAALHKAKGTGENGLHVPSSP
- the ttc39a gene encoding tetratricopeptide repeat protein 39A isoform X2 translates to MQVQDVHDSPDSPSRLSVINTPELDPIITDFRLQLPNDKDGLEATSPSNGCSRSDLSLSLEDCMAALDLFLTNRFQEAQDRLRSRAKDSMYHALTYATILEMQAMMTFEPQHILAAGNTMKEAQAICQQHRKKSSFTKSFTEEELHAEVCYAECLLQRAALTFLQDENMISFIKGGIKVRNSYQTYKELHTVLQSSGYTHGDNHGHFVGGVKLGVGAFNLMISMLPTRTLKLLEFVGFSGNKEFGLQQLQEGSAESTFRSFLCNMLLLCYHTFMTFILGTGEGDVEDAEKLLQPYLKKYPKGSIFLFFAGRIEEIKGNLDAAITRFEECCEAQQQWKQFHHMCYWELMWCFTYKRHWKMAYFYADLLSKENSWSKATYAYMKAAYLSMLTPDDCLTFGETAFTLFRQVRGLKQKIAGKSLPTEKFAIRKARRYLSERPIPLPAPPLEMMYIWNGYTVIGKHKDLTEGMLKTLDEAQAKLESYPRTEFFIDDQCLLSLLKGLCLKHLGHQDEAEHYFTLVLCNETLIKYDHYLVPNALLEHGLMCLDQGRKDEAIKLLEAAKQNYKNYSMESRTHFRIQAALHKAKGTGENGLHVPSSP